Proteins encoded in a region of the Dreissena polymorpha isolate Duluth1 chromosome 6, UMN_Dpol_1.0, whole genome shotgun sequence genome:
- the LOC127836134 gene encoding octopressin receptor-like, with product MDYEKLVQEKNDSNTVENIPIIVFMSIVCSAGIIGNFVALLFYVSRKDKSAATLVLTALSGNDLICSIVLLSSTAWLTHSMTYTNVAACKIHSFLNHVFVMNSMFLLFILALDRYLSICNTSKWKSLFARRKTVSNIVCNTGLSILFSIRQLVFSDVVPIDFTVAENVTLTGNRCKTTSEKRLAKIAKAFTIFDFILVIMGMILMLTLYTLIIRKVSSVGKRRCAARNNIVTDESQPTEVSQISVNFVKQSSNEKTVVERNRPSTTGQNTINVSKTLHWSATIERRLTKMAFILTLAFVLSFVPFFVVSIIGTIHTQLPIWALVLYRSYALNSTMNPYLIGYYNSEFREFVKKITTCRFLPSLRRK from the coding sequence ATGGATTATGAAAAACTGGTTCAAGAGAAAAACGATTCAAATACCGTTGAAAATATACCAATCATCGTGTTTATGTCAATTGTTTGCTCTGCTGGCATCATCGGTAATTTCGTCGCCTTACTATTCTACGTTTCAAGGAAAGATAAATCAGCTGCAACTTTAGTGCTTACTGCACTGTCTGGAAACGATTTGATTTGCTCTATAGTACTACTTTCATCTACAGCTTGGTTAACACATTCGATGACGTACACAAATGTGGCGGCGTGCAAAATTCACAGCTTCCTGAACCACGTGTTTGTTATGAATTCCATGTTTTTACTATTCATCTTAGCCCTGGATCGGTACTTAAGTATATGCAATACATCAAAATGGAAGTCATTATTTGCAAGAAGGAAAACAGTGAGTAACATCGTTTGCAACACAGGACTTTCAATCCTGTTTTCAATACGACAACTTGTCTTTTCCGACGTTGTGCCCATAGACTTTACTGTAGCCGAAAATGTAACCCTAACAGGCAACCGCTGTAAGACAACAAGTGAAAAGCGTCTCGCAAAAATTGCCAAGGCTTTTACTATTTTTGACTTCATATTGGTCATTATGGGTATGATATTAATGCTTACTCTGTATACGTTAATCATACGTAAGGTTTCTTCTGTTGGCAAACGTCGATGCGCAGCTCGAAATAATATTGTTACGGACGAAAGCCAACCAACTGAAGTATCGCAAATTTCTGTGAATTTCGTTAAACAAAGTTCAAATGAAAAAACCGTTGTTGAAAGAAATAGACCTTCAACAACAGGACAGAATACTATAAATGTCAGCAAAACTCTTCACTGGAGCGCGACAATTGAACGACGGCTGACTAAGATGGCATTTATTCTTACATTAGCATTCGTCTTGAGTTTTGTCCCTTTCTTCGTCGTGTCAATAATAGGTACAATACATACACAGCTTCCAATTTGGGCTTTGGTTTTATATAGATCTTATGCTTTGAATTCCACGATGAACCCTTATCTGATAGGATACTACAACTCGGAATTTCGGGAGTTCGTTAAAAAGATCACAACTTGCCGTTTCTTACCAAGTTTACGAagaaaataa